A single window of Rhodamnia argentea isolate NSW1041297 chromosome 5, ASM2092103v1, whole genome shotgun sequence DNA harbors:
- the LOC125315016 gene encoding aspartyl protease family protein At5g10770-like, with the protein MESSYFCVFKGARLFLSLQILMICFMHKGHIYGVEGKITSRTASISSLLPSPSCSPSSSKASSRKSTLEVIHKHGPCSHLVQGPNPVNHTKVLLQDESRVKWIQSQSSNGGDGLEGSAAARLPARSGITIGTGNYVVTIGLGTPKKDLTLTFDTGSPLTWTQCEPCVGSCYNQSEPLFNPSQSSSYANISCTSTSCSQLGRSGCSGSTCLYFIRYGDQSTTAGFFATEKLTLTPTAVIDNFEFGCGENNQGLFRGAAGLMGLSDDKISIVQQTAAKYGKYFSYCLPSSPSSTGHLTFGKDGGASSSVSFTPLSKIPRGSQFYGISIEGISVGGNRLSIPSTVFSSGGAIIDSGTVITRLPPTAYSAMRDAFRTAMANYTRAPAIGLFDTCYDFSKESTFVVPFITFSFAGGVEVNLDLSGIFYFIKASQICLAFAANRADSDLGIYGNTQQRTFDVVYDVAGGKLGFGSNGCS; encoded by the exons ATGGAGAGCTCCTATTTCTGCGTGTTCAAGGGGGCTcgcctctttctttctctccagATCCTCATGATCTGCTTCATGCACAAAGGCCATATTTATGGAGTGGAAGGGAAGATTACAAGCCGTACTGCATCAATCAGCTCTCTATTGCCTTCTCCTTCTTGCTCGCCTTCCTCTAGCAAAg CTAGCAGCCGAAAGTCGACTTTGGAAGTAATTCACAAGCATGGCCCATGCTCTCACCTTGTTCAAGGCCCCAATCCTGTAAATCACACCAAAGTCCTGCTCCAAGATGAATCAAGGGTCAAGTGGATTCAGTCCCAATCCTCCAACGGTGGCGACGGCCTAGAAGGTTCGGCCGCAGCCAGACTTCCGGCGAGGTCCGGCATCACCATCGGCACTGGCAATTACGTGGTGACAATCGGCCTCGGCACGCCGAAAAAGGACCTCACTCTCACATTCGACACCGGCAGCCCCCTTACGTGGACCCAGTGTGAGCCATGCGTCGGATCATGCTACAATCAGTCCGAACCGCTCTTTAACCCATCTCAATCGTCATCCTACGCTAATATCTCGTGCACCTCGACGTCTTGCTCTCAACTTG GTCGTTCGGGATGTTCTGGATCGACATGCCTATATTTCATTCGATACGGCGACCAATCAACTACGGCTGGCTTCTTCGCAACCGAGAAGTTGACTCTAACGCCGACGGCGGTGATCGACAATTTTGAATTCGGCTGTGGAGAGAACAACCAAGGCCTTTTCCGCGGAGCAGCAGGTTTGATGGGACTATCAGATGACAAGATCTCCATCGTGCAACAAACCGCGGCCAAATATGGCAAGTATTTCTCCTACTGCTTGCCCTCCTCCCCTAGCTCCACCGGACACTTGACTTTCGGCAAAGACGGCGGAGCATCGAGCTCGGTTAGCTTCACCCCGTTATCAAAGATCCCACGAGGCTCGCAGTTCTACGGAATAAGTATCGAAGGAATCAGTGTAGGAGGAAATCGCCTATCGATACCATCGACCGTTTTTTCAAGTGGAGGCGCCATCATCGACTCGGGAACTGTCATTACCCGATTACCTCCGACAGCTTATAGTGCCATGAGAGATGCATTTAGGACAGCAATGGCGAATTACACGAGGGCACCGGCGATTGGCCTTTTCGATACTTGCTATGACTTTAGCAAAGAGAGCACATTCGTGGTCCCATTCATAACGTTCTCTTTCGCCGGAGGAGTCGAAGTCAATTTGGACCTTAGCGGAATATTTTACTTTATCAAGGCCTCTCAAATTTGCCTAGCCTTTGCAGCGAATCGTGCTGATAGTGATCTGGGCATCTATGGTAACACGCAACAGAGAACGTTTGATGTTGTCTACGACGTTGCCGGAGGGAAGCTCGGTTTCGGTTCGAATGGCTGCTCCTAA